The Streptomyces sp. NBC_00670 genome window below encodes:
- a CDS encoding quaternary amine ABC transporter ATP-binding protein encodes MSSRLQAEHLYKVFGRRPDDAVERIHKGADREELRNDGITAAVIDASFSVAPGEIFVVMGLSGSGKSTLLRMLNGLLEPTSGHVSFDGRDLTALDDRELREVRAKKISMVFQHFALFPHRSVRENAAYGLEVQGVPRAERERRADEALALCGLAGWESSWPDELSGGMQQRVGLARALATDADLLLMDESFSALDPLIRRDMQDQLLELQKTLKKTIVFITHDLNEAMRLGDRIAVMRDGRIVQTGTAEDILLRPADDYVASFTKDVDRSRVLTAEAVMDTEVRGDEADCGCETAAPATPFTELCALSARLSHPVAVLDGERRLVGVVPRQRLVGFLSGSGTEAGDPVPCDRPGDTHGKKVISRA; translated from the coding sequence GTGTCATCAAGACTGCAGGCCGAACACCTGTACAAGGTGTTCGGCAGACGACCCGACGACGCCGTGGAGCGCATCCACAAGGGCGCCGACCGCGAGGAACTGCGCAACGACGGCATCACCGCCGCCGTGATCGACGCCTCCTTCTCCGTCGCGCCCGGCGAGATCTTCGTCGTCATGGGCCTGTCCGGATCGGGCAAGTCCACCCTGCTGCGGATGCTCAACGGACTCCTCGAGCCCACCTCGGGACACGTCTCCTTCGACGGCCGTGACCTCACCGCACTCGACGACCGCGAACTGCGCGAGGTCCGCGCGAAGAAGATCAGCATGGTCTTCCAGCACTTCGCGCTCTTCCCGCACCGCAGCGTCCGCGAGAACGCCGCCTACGGCCTGGAAGTGCAGGGCGTGCCCCGCGCCGAGCGCGAACGCCGCGCCGACGAGGCGCTCGCCCTGTGCGGCCTGGCCGGCTGGGAGTCGTCCTGGCCCGACGAGCTGTCCGGCGGCATGCAGCAGCGCGTCGGCCTGGCCCGCGCGCTCGCCACCGACGCCGACCTGCTGCTGATGGACGAGTCCTTCAGCGCCCTCGACCCGCTGATCCGCCGCGACATGCAGGACCAGCTGCTCGAACTGCAGAAGACCCTGAAGAAGACGATCGTGTTCATCACCCACGACCTGAACGAGGCCATGCGCCTGGGCGACCGCATCGCCGTCATGCGCGACGGCCGCATCGTGCAGACCGGCACCGCCGAGGACATCCTGCTGCGCCCCGCCGACGACTACGTCGCCTCCTTCACCAAGGACGTCGACCGCTCCCGCGTGCTGACCGCCGAGGCCGTCATGGACACCGAGGTGCGGGGCGACGAGGCCGACTGCGGCTGCGAGACCGCCGCACCGGCCACCCCCTTCACCGAGCTGTGCGCGCTCAGCGCCCGCCTCAGCCACCCCGTGGCCGTGCTCGACGGCGAACGACGGCTCGTCGGCGTCGTCCCCCGCCAGCGCCTCGTTGGCTTTCTCAGCGGGAGCGGCACCGAGGCAGGTGACCCCGTGCCCTGCGACCGGCCGGGCGACACGCACGGGAAGAAGGTGATCAGCCGTGCCTAG
- a CDS encoding pseudouridine synthase, whose protein sequence is MRRRTRIPPAPLPQREGVDPVRVRLPRDGAWATVRDHLVARLTAGDGVVDAMLAAGAIVGADGRPVAPDAPYVPGMYVWFHRALPAEERVPFEIEVVYRDAHVVVADKPHFLATTPRGSHVAETALARLRRELDIPTLTAAHRLDRLTAGLVLFTVRPEERGAYQTLFRDRRVRKEYEALAPYDPAVVLPRTVRSRLVKERGQLTAHEVPGEPNAESRVELVGHEGGVGRYRLLPRTGQTHQLRVHMCALGLPILDDPLYPEVRPPGTAEDHTRPLRLLARALEFTDPVTGRHHALHSTRELTLPGVTPAS, encoded by the coding sequence GTGAGACGCCGGACCCGTATCCCGCCCGCCCCGCTGCCGCAGCGCGAGGGCGTCGACCCGGTGCGGGTGCGGCTGCCGCGGGACGGCGCCTGGGCGACCGTCCGCGACCACCTGGTGGCCCGGCTCACGGCTGGTGACGGTGTCGTCGACGCGATGCTCGCCGCGGGCGCGATCGTCGGCGCCGACGGGCGCCCCGTCGCCCCGGACGCCCCCTACGTGCCCGGCATGTACGTGTGGTTCCACCGCGCGCTGCCCGCCGAGGAGCGGGTGCCCTTCGAGATCGAGGTGGTGTACCGCGACGCGCACGTCGTCGTCGCGGACAAGCCGCACTTCCTGGCCACCACCCCGCGCGGCAGCCATGTCGCCGAGACCGCGCTCGCCCGGCTCCGCCGCGAGCTCGACATCCCCACGCTCACCGCCGCGCACCGCCTGGACCGGCTCACCGCCGGACTGGTGCTGTTCACCGTCCGCCCCGAGGAACGCGGCGCCTACCAGACGCTGTTCCGCGACCGGCGGGTGCGCAAGGAGTACGAGGCCCTCGCCCCGTACGACCCCGCCGTCGTCCTCCCCCGCACCGTGCGCAGCCGCCTGGTCAAGGAGCGCGGGCAGCTGACGGCCCACGAGGTGCCGGGCGAGCCCAACGCGGAGAGCCGGGTCGAACTGGTGGGCCACGAGGGCGGCGTCGGGCGGTACCGGCTGCTTCCCCGCACCGGGCAGACCCACCAGCTGCGCGTGCACATGTGCGCGCTGGGCCTGCCGATCCTCGACGACCCCCTCTACCCGGAGGTGCGGCCGCCGGGCACGGCGGAGGACCACACCCGGCCGCTGCGGCTGCTCGCCCGCGCACTGGAGTTCACGGACCCGGTGACGGGACGGCACCACGCGCTGCACAGCACCCGGGAGTTGACGCTCCCGGGTGTCACGCCGGCCTCCTAG
- a CDS encoding 5'-3' exonuclease: MLLDTASLYFRAYFGVPESLKAPDGTPVNAVRGLLDFVDRLVKDHRPDDLVACMDADWRPAWRVELIPSYKAHRVAEARPAGPDTEEVPDTLSPQVPIIEAVLDALGIARVGVAGYEADDVIGTFTARATGPVDIVTGDRDLYQLVDDARGVRVLYPVKGVGTLQLTDEAVLREKYGVDGRGYADLATLRGDPSDGLPGVPGVGEKTAAKLLAEFGDLAGILAAAEDPKAKLTPAQRRRITEALPYLEVAPTVVKVADDVPLPEVTPALPRAPHDPELLDALAARWNLGGSLQRLLTTLGA; this comes from the coding sequence ATGCTTCTCGACACCGCCTCCCTCTACTTCCGCGCCTACTTCGGCGTCCCGGAGTCCCTGAAGGCACCGGACGGCACGCCCGTCAACGCCGTCCGCGGCCTCCTCGACTTCGTCGACCGCCTCGTCAAGGACCACCGCCCCGACGACCTCGTCGCCTGCATGGACGCGGACTGGCGCCCCGCCTGGCGCGTCGAGCTGATCCCCTCCTACAAGGCGCACCGCGTCGCCGAGGCGCGCCCGGCGGGCCCGGACACCGAGGAGGTGCCGGACACGCTGTCCCCCCAGGTGCCGATCATCGAGGCCGTCCTCGATGCCCTCGGCATCGCCCGCGTCGGCGTGGCCGGTTACGAGGCGGACGACGTGATCGGCACGTTCACCGCCCGCGCCACCGGCCCCGTCGACATCGTCACCGGCGACCGCGACCTGTACCAGCTGGTCGACGACGCCCGCGGCGTGCGCGTGCTGTACCCGGTCAAGGGCGTCGGCACCCTGCAACTGACCGACGAGGCCGTGCTGCGCGAGAAGTATGGCGTGGACGGCCGCGGCTACGCCGACCTCGCCACGCTGCGCGGCGACCCCAGCGACGGCCTGCCCGGCGTGCCCGGCGTCGGCGAGAAGACGGCTGCGAAGCTGCTCGCCGAGTTCGGCGACCTGGCCGGGATCCTCGCCGCCGCCGAGGACCCGAAGGCGAAGCTGACGCCGGCCCAGCGCCGCCGGATCACCGAGGCCCTGCCGTATCTGGAGGTGGCCCCCACGGTGGTGAAGGTCGCCGACGACGTCCCGCTGCCCGAGGTGACGCCCGCGCTGCCGCGCGCGCCGCACGACCCCGAACTGCTGGACGCGCTCGCCGCCCGCTGGAACCTCGGCGGCTCCCTGCAGCGCCTGCTGACGACGCTGGGAGCCTGA
- a CDS encoding siderophore-interacting protein encodes MAERPARKPRKLHTGQVIRTERLTPHMQRVVLGGDGLAEFGTGGYTDHYVKLLFPLEGVTYPEPFDLQRVREEYPREQWPVTRTYTVRAWDAETRELTLDFVVHGDEGLAGPWAARAKPGDVLRFNGPGGAYAPDTSADWHLLAGDESALPAIAAALESLPDGTPAHAFLEVSGPEEEQKFDSDAQVTWLHRGDRPVGEALVEAVRSLRFPEGRLHAFVHGEAGFVKELRRLLRVELSVPREDLSISGYWRLGHNEDGWQASKREWNAQVEAEQEPATA; translated from the coding sequence ATGGCAGAGCGCCCCGCCCGCAAGCCCCGCAAGCTCCACACCGGCCAGGTGATCCGCACCGAGCGCCTGACCCCGCACATGCAGCGGGTGGTGCTGGGCGGCGACGGTCTCGCCGAGTTCGGCACCGGCGGATACACCGACCACTACGTGAAACTGCTGTTTCCCCTCGAGGGCGTCACCTACCCCGAGCCGTTCGACCTCCAGCGCGTCCGCGAGGAGTACCCGCGCGAGCAGTGGCCGGTGACCCGTACCTACACCGTGCGCGCCTGGGACGCGGAGACCCGGGAGCTGACGCTGGACTTCGTGGTCCACGGCGACGAGGGGCTGGCCGGCCCGTGGGCCGCCCGCGCCAAGCCCGGCGACGTACTGCGGTTCAACGGCCCCGGCGGCGCCTACGCCCCCGACACGAGCGCCGACTGGCATCTGCTCGCCGGTGACGAGAGCGCCCTGCCCGCCATCGCCGCCGCCCTGGAGTCGCTGCCCGACGGCACCCCCGCGCATGCCTTCCTCGAGGTGTCGGGCCCCGAGGAGGAGCAGAAGTTCGACTCCGACGCGCAGGTCACCTGGCTGCACCGCGGCGACCGCCCGGTCGGCGAGGCCCTGGTCGAGGCCGTACGGTCGCTTCGGTTCCCCGAGGGTCGGCTGCATGCCTTCGTGCACGGCGAGGCCGGCTTCGTCAAGGAGCTGCGCCGGCTGCTGCGGGTGGAGCTGTCGGTGCCGCGCGAGGATTTGTCGATCTCCGGCTACTGGCGGCTCGGCCACAACGAGGACGGCTGGCAGGCCTCCAAGCGAGAGTGGAACGCCCAGGTGGAGGCCGAGCAGGAGCCCGCGACCGCCTGA